One genomic window of Maribacter aquivivus includes the following:
- a CDS encoding T9SS type A sorting domain-containing protein — MKKIYFMLFMAVSVGLYAQDTIDINNLRNDEIAGFKLYPNPAIADVVYVTTQNNNPKEVRVYDVFGELVLIEKLSAKAMNISKLSPGVYVVQVTENEKSITRKLVVK, encoded by the coding sequence ATGAAGAAAATCTACTTTATGCTATTTATGGCAGTCTCCGTTGGTTTATATGCGCAAGACACCATCGATATCAACAACCTACGAAACGATGAAATTGCCGGATTCAAATTATACCCCAACCCAGCAATTGCTGATGTTGTTTATGTAACAACACAGAACAACAACCCTAAAGAAGTTAGAGTTTATGATGTATTCGGTGAGCTAGTCTTAATCGAAAAATTGTCTGCAAAGGCAATGAATATCTCAAAGCTTTCACCGGGAGTGTATGTAGTTCAAGTAACTGAAAACGAAAAATCAATTACACGCAAGCTTGTGGTGAAATAA
- a CDS encoding T9SS type A sorting domain-containing protein, giving the protein MKHLYLILFFFFISFSYGQSTQSNGDIDGFSMYPNPVTTGKVYISTNLNAPKEIFIYDVFGTLLLKTTILGKELNLSDLDTGVYVLRVLEKNKMCTRKLIVK; this is encoded by the coding sequence ATGAAGCACCTTTACCTAATCCTCTTCTTTTTCTTTATTTCCTTCAGCTATGGGCAAAGTACCCAAAGTAATGGAGATATTGATGGTTTTAGTATGTATCCAAATCCGGTTACTACAGGTAAAGTTTACATTTCTACCAACCTCAATGCTCCTAAAGAAATTTTCATCTACGATGTATTTGGCACATTATTATTGAAGACTACTATTTTAGGCAAAGAATTGAATCTTTCTGATTTAGATACTGGTGTGTACGTATTGCGTGTTCTTGAGAAAAACAAGATGTGTACACGTAAGCTGATTGTTAAGTAA